AAAGACTTCTTCCAAGTCTTCAGGACTGCTTCTTACAGTGATAGGAGGACCATGTTTAGCTTCCTGTTTCTTATAATCCATGATAGCTATTTTTCCACCAGGTTTGAGAATTCTTTTAAGTTCTTCAATAGCTTCATCCATTCTTCTGGTTGCCTTAAATCCATGCCATACATTAATCAATAGAATAACGTCAACCACATCATCATCCAAGTCAATGTGATCAGGAATATCTGCACAAATTGGAATTAGATTATCATAACCCTTTTCACGAGCAGCCTTTTGAAGGTCTTCAATAGAAGGTTCATAGATATCCACGCCATAGATTATAGCATCATCATCTAAAATCTGGACAGCTTCA
The Methanobrevibacter sp. genome window above contains:
- a CDS encoding methyltransferase domain-containing protein yields the protein MANTTGMLPANGHRIQGRSSESFLNAHDIIMELDLNGNEVFMDAGCGDGHAALEAVQILDDDAIIYGVDIYEPSIEDLQKAAREKGYDNLIPICADIPDHIDLDDDVVDVILLINVWHGFKATRRMDEAIEELKRILKPGGKIAIMDYKKQEAKHGPPITVRSSPEDLEEVFKEHGMRLFSLNPDCGEDIPQGKSHYLIVFQK